GGGTCCCGGCTGGGGGTGGCAAAGGGGGACGCGGCCCCACGGGCCTTGAGGGGACCGGGCGGAGGGCCCctcggggtgctggggaggacaGGAGGAGCCCGGGCGAGTGGCCAGGAGGGGAGGCGGGccccgaggggggggggggggcggggctgcgGGATCCCAGGGCGCCGGCTGGGTGACGGGCGGCGGGACCCGGGGGAGCCCGAGCCGGCGACAGGGGGCGGGGCTCCTCGTGGGGCCGCCCAATGGGGCGGGTCCACCTCAAGCTCCTCCCCCGCTCCGTTGCCGCGGCAACCGCGCACGCCACCGCACCCCTTTCCGCGTGTTGGTCCCGCCCCTACTGTCGACGTCAcggccggggcgcggcggcgggggtgtcatggcggcggcggcggcggcggccgggcggtgCGGGCGGGACCCGTGCGGCGCCCTCTGCCCGCTGCTCACCTACCTCGGCGTGGGCTACGCCGACTACGCCGTGCTGGCCCACGTCCTGCCGCAGCCCGCCCTGCGCGGCAGGTGCCACCGGGAACCGGGGGAGCCCacgaggggggggggcggtggcgcGTGTCCCCTCCCCGCGGCCCCGGGGTTCCCCCCCCGGGAGTGTGGGGTTCCCCCGGGCACTGGAtccccggggctgccgggccgGTGGCGTCCCCGTCCCCGCGGGGTCCCCGGGCACCGTCCCCGCGGTGCTGCCCTGACCCCGCGCCCCCTCTTCCCCGCAGCCCCTGGTGCCCTTTCCACGCTGCCGCCTTCAACCTCAtcgtcctgctgctgctggcctgcCACGCCCGCGCCGTCCTCGCCGACCCCGGTGAGCGCCCGCCCCCGaccggccccccccgccccgctccagATCCCCGCGGAGCCCCAGGGCCGGGCATCCCCCGTGcgccgtccgggtaccgcggGGGGAGCGGCTGTTCGGCGCCCCGCTGCGGGGGTGGCTGAGCCGTTGCGCCCcggcgaggggggggggtgctcacctTACCCCCCCCCTTCCGCCGCCCCCCAGGCGTAGTTCCCCTCCCCGACACCGCCATCGACTTCTCCGACCTGCGCAGTGGGGCCCCGCGGAAGCCCGAGCGGGTGAGGCCGGGGAGCcgagggggcggccggggggtCCGGTGGGGCGAGATGGGGGTGAGGGGCTGCGCTGCGGCCCCGCTCAGCCGGGAGCGACCCCGGCGTCCGGTCCCCGCTGAGCACCgtcccagcagagccaggaggacTGGACGGTGTGTGACCGCTGCGAGGCATACCGGCCGCCTCGCGCCCACCACTGCCGCATCTGCCACCGCTGCGTGCGTCGCATGGACCACCACTGCCCCTGGTAGGCACCTTCGGCACGGCCCCGTGCCGGGGCACGAGGGGCTCTGCCACGGCTCGTTCCAGTCCCTGGGCACCGGAGAGTGCTCCGAGAGGGGACCAGGGACAGCAAGACACCCGTCACCCGTCTGTCTATCCATCCATAGGATCAACAACTGCGTCGGGGAGTTAAACCAGAAATACTTCATACAGTTCCTCTTCTACGCCGGTGAGTGCTCGTGCGGGGGTCCCCATTCCCTGTGGGGCAGCCCCATTCCTGGGGCTTCTTGTGGGCAGAAGGTGGGTGATGGGGTGGGTGCAGGGCTGGGTAACACCCACCCACTCCTGGGGATGGCCTGTCGGGGTGCCCAGCCCCATGGCAGCAGGTAGCTCTGGGGGGATATGATGTGGGTCGGGGAGGGTGCTTGCTGCCCACACACTCACTGCTTGCTCTGTGCCAGGGCTGGCTAGTCTCTacgctgcagggctggtgctggccGCCTGGCTGGGACCGGCGGGCAGGAGCCCGGCAGGgatggcagcaggaggagaCGTTGCCAACAACCGTGTCCAGACGTGAGTGGGGGCAGCGTGGGGGTCCCGTCTCCCTCCTCTACGGAG
This genomic interval from Buteo buteo chromosome 11, bButBut1.hap1.1, whole genome shotgun sequence contains the following:
- the LOC142036901 gene encoding palmitoyltransferase ZDHHC3-like produces the protein MAAAAAAAGRCGRDPCGALCPLLTYLGVGYADYAVLAHVLPQPALRGSPWCPFHAAAFNLIVLLLLACHARAVLADPGVVPLPDTAIDFSDLRSGAPRKPERSQEDWTVCDRCEAYRPPRAHHCRICHRCVRRMDHHCPWINNCVGELNQKYFIQFLFYAGLASLYAAGLVLAAWLGPAGRSPAGMAAGGDVANNRVQTAHCIILLLESLFFGAFVTVVFYDQVVSIITDKTPLEQLRNRGLKEMNREGPRPLKPKLVLLREVFGRGFVLCWLFPWSCSTSPGTGPMYSPLPSRYV